One genomic region from Halococcus qingdaonensis encodes:
- a CDS encoding PQQ-dependent sugar dehydrogenase, translating into MRTNAATGRHATTRRRFLRTSVAAGALVGAGGIAGAQSQPTEIRLGGEIGGWQGRKPESIADESNPTLQLDAGVDYRITWKNIDGQGHNIALLDGKGEVLKRTEVMNEQGATQTIEFTAREEMAEYICEPHRSSMHGSIAFGEETATQTTTESGDGGSSYFGDGPTVRTETVTEGTLTAPLDFGVPPGESGRYFIVDRIGQVYAHESGSLNEEPFIDVSDKLTEITGEMGLLGMAFHPNYGENGKFYLRYSAPSREGTPDEFSHTEVLSEFEASEDGSTGNVDSERTILEIPSPYDTHNAGAIVFGPDDGYLYVAMGDGGGAHDTDLGHVSDWYDRNEGGNGQDVTENLLGSILRIDVDSQEGDKAYGIPDDNPLVGEDGLNEQFAWGFRNPWRMGFSDGKLFTSDVGQNGFEEIDIVEKDKNYGWNVREGTHCFKPGPEGSRNPPENCPSKLPSDVRGGERLIDPVIEYPHSADGQGVGSAAMGGYLYQRDDIPDLQGDYVFGDFRKSKETETPTGSLLAATPAEDDGLWDVAELSVENTDSGFVGGYILAMGRDNDDRLYVLTTANPGSEATGAVHRIVPPQSQDATATGNVTAPNGSATTSNATAATNTTAAGTTGIGGRTDATPSSTDGTNARTATEGTQAGGEGGVSAGTSSDSGPGFGVLAALSGLTIGAARLLSGRKE; encoded by the coding sequence ATGAGAACGAACGCCGCGACAGGCCGACACGCAACGACCCGCAGACGATTCCTCCGCACGAGCGTAGCGGCCGGTGCGCTCGTCGGTGCGGGGGGGATCGCGGGTGCACAGTCCCAGCCGACGGAGATCCGCCTCGGCGGCGAGATCGGCGGCTGGCAGGGTCGCAAACCCGAATCGATCGCCGACGAGAGCAACCCGACGCTCCAGCTCGACGCCGGCGTCGACTACCGCATCACCTGGAAGAACATCGATGGCCAGGGTCACAACATCGCGCTGCTCGACGGGAAGGGCGAGGTGCTGAAACGCACCGAGGTGATGAACGAGCAGGGTGCGACCCAGACGATCGAGTTCACCGCGCGCGAGGAGATGGCCGAGTACATCTGTGAGCCACACCGAAGCTCGATGCACGGCTCGATCGCCTTCGGCGAGGAGACGGCGACCCAAACCACGACCGAGAGCGGCGACGGCGGCTCGTCGTATTTCGGTGACGGTCCGACGGTGCGCACCGAGACGGTGACGGAGGGAACGCTCACCGCACCGCTCGATTTCGGCGTCCCGCCGGGCGAGAGCGGTCGCTACTTCATCGTCGATCGCATCGGACAGGTCTACGCCCACGAGTCGGGAAGCCTGAACGAGGAGCCGTTCATCGACGTGAGCGACAAACTGACCGAGATCACCGGCGAGATGGGGCTGCTCGGGATGGCGTTCCATCCGAACTACGGCGAGAACGGGAAGTTCTACCTGCGGTACAGCGCTCCCTCGCGCGAGGGAACGCCCGACGAGTTCTCGCACACCGAGGTGCTCTCCGAGTTCGAGGCGAGCGAGGACGGCTCGACGGGGAACGTCGACTCGGAACGGACGATCTTGGAGATCCCCTCGCCGTACGACACACACAATGCCGGCGCGATCGTCTTCGGGCCCGACGACGGCTATCTCTACGTGGCGATGGGCGACGGTGGCGGCGCACACGACACCGATCTGGGTCACGTAAGCGACTGGTACGATCGCAACGAGGGTGGCAACGGCCAGGACGTCACCGAGAACCTGCTCGGCTCGATCCTGCGCATCGACGTCGACAGCCAGGAGGGCGACAAGGCCTACGGGATTCCCGACGACAACCCGCTCGTGGGGGAGGACGGACTGAACGAGCAGTTCGCCTGGGGGTTCCGTAACCCGTGGCGGATGGGCTTTTCCGACGGCAAGCTGTTCACCTCGGACGTCGGCCAGAACGGTTTCGAGGAGATCGATATCGTCGAGAAAGACAAGAACTACGGGTGGAACGTTCGCGAGGGCACCCACTGTTTCAAACCCGGTCCCGAAGGCAGTCGCAACCCGCCCGAGAACTGCCCGAGCAAACTCCCGTCGGACGTACGCGGCGGCGAACGGCTCATCGATCCCGTGATCGAGTATCCACACAGCGCCGACGGGCAGGGTGTCGGCTCGGCAGCCATGGGAGGCTATCTCTACCAGCGCGATGATATCCCCGACCTCCAGGGCGACTACGTCTTCGGCGATTTCCGCAAATCGAAAGAGACTGAGACGCCGACGGGATCGCTGCTGGCGGCCACGCCCGCCGAGGACGACGGTCTCTGGGACGTCGCGGAGCTCTCGGTCGAGAACACCGACAGCGGGTTCGTCGGCGGCTATATCCTCGCGATGGGCCGCGACAACGACGACCGACTCTACGTGTTGACGACCGCGAACCCGGGCAGCGAGGCGACCGGCGCGGTCCACCGGATCGTGCCACCTCAATCCCAGGATGCGACCGCGACCGGCAACGTGACCGCCCCGAACGGCTCGGCGACAACCTCGAACGCGACGGCCGCCACGAACACGACGGCCGCCGGGACGACCGGGATCGGCGGTCGGACAGACGCCACACCATCGTCGACAGACGGGACGAACGCACGGACGGCGACCGAGGGGACGCAGGCGGGCGGCGAGGGCGGCGTCTCGGCGGGGACGAGCAGCGACTCGGGCCCCGGGTTCGGCGTCTTGGCGGCGCTGTCGGGGCTGACGATCGGTGCGGCCCGGTTGCTGTCCGGGCGCAAAGAATAG